Sequence from the Thermocoleostomius sinensis A174 genome:
CTTATCCTCATATCCTTGCTGATTCTCGGCGTCTCTATACAGAGACCTTTAGGGGAGATGATGTCGTTGATCGAAGATGGTTGTTTGGAGTAGGCGATCCAGGCAATCCAGTTCAAGTAAATCCGTTCCTAACGGCTCGGGATGATCCAAATCCCTCTACTGGGGCTGATCCATCGATCGGAGGCGGTCTGCCAGGAAATTCTGGCGCCTCTCCTAACCCCCCAGTTGATCCAGATGGCGAAGGCGCGTTGCGCTTGACCAATTCTACGAACAACCAAGCGACCTACGTTCTTTACAACAACCCAATTCCGTCTAGTGCGGGGTTAGTCATTGAGTTTGACTTCTATGCTTATGGTGGATCAACGCCAGGAGCCGATGGTATTAGCTTCTTTCTAGCTGATGGCTCAAACCCACCTCGCCAGGCAGGAGCGTTCGGTGGTTCTTTAGGGTATGCCAACAACAACCAGCCGCCAGCCGCTGGGCCGGGCGTGCAAGGGGGGTATTTAGGTATTGGCTTCGATGAGTATGGCAACTACTCGAACCCAACTGAGGGACGCCTGGGCGGGCCTGGGTTTACTCCAGATGCGATCGCCGTGCGTGGTAGCCAAGCTAATAACTATGCCTATTTAACCGGAACTGGAACCCTTCCCTATAGCATCGATGTTCCTACCGCAACAAATCGCGAACAGGCGCGTCGCCGTGCTCGGATTGTACTGACGCCAACGGGGTTACTGTCCGTCCAGGTCGATGCGAACAGTGACGGTGATTTTACGGATGAAGGGGAAAGCCCAGACTCTCTGCAAAACTACAATATTGTGGCAGCGAATGGGGCATTGCCAGACACCTTCACGTTTGGCTTTGCCGGAGGGACAGGTACGTTCCGCAATGTTCACGAAATTCGTACCCTCGAGGTTTCCACCTTCACTGCCCCACCGATCGTTGCCGATGTCACTAACAATGTTCCGTCGGGCACCACAATTAACTTGACTGGGCTTTCCGCGACTGATCCTGATGGCACGGTGGAATCATTCACGATCGTGACGTTGCCGCCTGCCGAACAAGGCACTTTGTTTTTGGGTAATCCAGCCGCTGGTGGGACAGCAGTAACGGCTGGACAAGAACTTACCCCTGATCAAATTTCACAGCTATTTTTCCAACCTGGCCCTGGGTTTACCGGAACCACCTTTACCTACAACGCCACCGATAACCTGGGGGCCGAAGCGGCCGTGCCTGCGACTGTGACCCTAGCGCTGCTTACGGCAGATAATCAACCGCCGACGGCCGGTGATGTCACGGTGACTGTCACTGATGCTGCCTTGACGGCTATCCCCGCTCTGCCTGTGGCTGACCCCGATGGTACGGTAGCGTCCATTACGATCGTCACCTTACCGACGGATGAACAAGGCGAGCTATTTGTCGGTGATCCTAATGCAGGTGGACGACTGGTGACAGCGGGTGAAACCTTAACCCTGGCAGAAGCAAATCAGTTGTTCTTCCGTCCGGTGGGGGGCTTTACGGGAGATAGCTTCACCTATTTCGCTCGTGATAATGATGGAGCCATTTCTTCCATTGCCACGGTCACCTTCAGCAGCGATGGTACAGGAGTGAACCAACCGCCGATCGCCAACAACCTCAATGTACCAGTCAACGAGGGAGCAATCACGCCTCTGTCTACATTGCCTGTCAGTGACCCCGATGGCACCGTTGAAACGGTGACGATTCTGACGTTGCCGCCAACTGAGCAAGGGGTGCTGTTTGTGGGCGATCCGCTGACCGGGGGGCGTCCTGTCACCGCTGGTGAAACGTTGACCTTGTCAGATGCCAATCAGTTATTCTTCCGTCCGGCAACTGGATTTACTGGTGGCAGTTTCACCTATCAAGCAACTGATAACAGCGGCGCAACCTCAGGCGTGGCAACCATTACCTTCTCTCAAGGTGGTACTGCAACGAATCAACCGCCGATTGCTAGTGATTCAACCGCCCGCTTTAATCCTGATTCAGTGACACGAGTTCCGGCCCCTGTAGCGACTGATCCAGACGGGAGTGTGGTTTCATACACGATCGTGACGTTGCCCGCTGCCGAACAAGGTCAGCTATTTGTGGGTGATCCACGGGCGGGTGGTCGGCCAGTATCGGTTGGAGACGTATTAACCCCCGCTGAAGTAGATCAGCTTTTCTTCCGAGCCGTTGATGATTTTAGTGGTGGCGCTTTCACGTTTTTTGCCACGGATAACTTGGGGGCAACCTCTAATACGGCAACGTTTACGCTAGCCAGTTCAGCAGGCTTGGAACCTATTCCGCCGAACGGCGATGATTGTGTTCCTGGCATTCGCCGGGAAGGAACCAGTGGCAACAATTTGCTGCGGGGAACCCCCGACCAAGACACGCTGATTGGTGGTGGCGGCAATGATACGCTACGCGGTTTTGACTGTGATGATACACTCAGTGGCGGGGCTGGGCGCGATCGGATTTTTGGTGGCAATGCTGGTGATACGATTAACGGTAATCAAGGCAACGATCGCCTGTTTGGGCAAAACGGTGACGATACGATCATCGGCGGTTTGGGGAACGATCGCGTCAACGGTGGCCGGGGTGATGATCTCATCTTCGGTCGGCGCGGTAACGATCGATTGAATGGTCGGTGGGGCAACGATACCATCGTCGGTGAACGTGGCCGAGATCGAATCAACGGTGGAGCCAACAACGACTTTCTGCAAGGGCGACAAGGCAACGATCGCATCAATGGTAATAACGGCAATGACCTGATCTTCGGCAATTTGGGCCGCGATCAACTGGCTGGTGGTCGAAAGAATGACACCATTTATGGCGGTCGTGGTAACGATCGGTTGCGCGGACAAGGCGGCGAAGATGTGCTGTTCGGACAGCGCGGCAATGATCGACTGTTGGGCGGCTCTCAAGGCGATCGTCTAATTGGGGGTGGTAATCGAGATACCTTGATTGGCGGTGGCGGTGCTGATACCCTCACGGGTGGGCCTGGCCCCGATCGCTTCGTCTTCAGAAACATCAATCACGGTGGCGACATCATCACTGACTTCCAGACTGAGCGCGATCGACTCGACTTCAGCAGAATCTTTTCCAGGCCGGGCTACGGCAGTTCCCGTACCTTTGCGTATATTCAACGCATTCAGTCTGGAGCCGATACGCTCATCCGAATTGATTCGAATGGTCAAGGCAATTTCATCGATTATCTAACAATGCTGAATGTAACAGCCGGAGATCTAAGCGCACGCAATTTCATTGTTTAATTCGTTGTCTAATTCATTGGCGAAATGCGCTTACAGTTGCGACTTCTCTGAAGTGCTATGTAGAGTTTGCATTATCCTCGTCCTCAATTCTGCTTCTGTCATTGACAGCAGAAAGTTAGTAAATTAAACCTGCATTCAACAACGTCAGAGTCGATCGAGAGTTGATCCCCCGTCAGGTATGGAAATTGCAACGAGGGCTTGGGTTTCTGCCTAGACCGCCCCGTTAAACTTCACGACCTGACGGTTCCCTTTCGGTTGAGTTGATTTCAGCCAAGCTTACTGTCCCCATGCCCTTTGATCTCACTCACTATCCTTATGCATCTTCCCGACGGGTCGTCATGGGAGGTAACTATGCTGCCGCCACTAGTCAACCTTTGGCGACCTTGGCAGGCATGGAGATGTTTTGGCGAGGAGGAAATGCCATTGATGCTGCGGTGGCTATGGCCATTGCACTGACAGTTGTGGAACCGACCTCGAATGGCATTGGTTCCGATGCCTTTGCCTTGGTGTGGGATGGACAATTACATGGACTCAACGCTTCGGGAAAGAGCGCTCAAGCGTTTAGCCTCGATCGGGTATCGGGGTTAGACCAAATTCCGCCATTCGGCTGGCTGCCCGTTACCGTGCCCGGAGCCGTATCCGCCTGGCAAACGCTCTGGAATCGCTGGGGAGTATTGCCGTTCGAGCAACTGTTTGAGCCAGCCATTCGCTATGCCGAGCAAGGGTTTCCGGTTTCCCCCGAAACAGCGCGAGCATGGAAAGCCGCCGAGTCTTGGTTTTTGCCACAAGCGGGAACTACCGTCGAACCGTTCAAACAAATCTTTTTTCGGGGCGATCGAGCACCAAAAGCGGGTGAACAGTGGGGAAGTCCTGCCCATGCTGCCACCCTGAGAGCCATTGCCCAAACCGAAGGAGAAAGTTTCTACCGCGGAAAATTAGCTGAACAACTCGCTGCGTTTGCCGCTGCCACCGGAGGGTTGTTAACAACAACCGACTTAGCAACCCATCAACCGCTATGGGTGCAGCCCATTTCTACCACCTATCGCGATCTCACAGTGTGGGAAATTCCACCCAATGGTCAAGGGATTGCGGCTCTGATAGCACTCAATATTTTGGAAGGCTTTGACCTCGATCGCTATCCCCGCGATTCTGTCACGAGTTTTCACTGGCAAATTGAAGCGATGAAGTTGGCGTTTGCAGATGCCTATCAACAGGTAGCCGATCTAGACTGGATGCAAGTGTCAGTCGAGCAACTGTTAGATAAAACATATGCCGCGCAGCGCCGAGCATTGATTAGCGATCGGGCAATCGTAGCTCAAACAGTCCTGCCAACGAGTGGTACCGTTTATTTGGCAACTGCCGATCGTGACCTAATGGTGTCGTTGATTCAGTCCAACTACGCGGGCTTTGGCAGCGGGGTCTTGGTTCCTGGAACGGGCATTGCATTGCACAATCGGGGACTGGGGTTCTCGTTGCAATCCGGACACCCTAACCAAATTGCGCCAGGCAAACGTCCCTTCCACACCATCATTCCAGGGTTCCTTACCCAAGGCAATCAACCTCTGGGCCCGTTTGGCGTTATGGGAGGGCATATGCAGCCGCAGGGACATGTGCAACTGGTGGTGAATTTGGCAGACTATGGCATGAATCCCCAAACCGCTCTAGATGCCCCCCGCTGGCAGGTGACGGCTGATATGAAGGGTGTTGTCCTAGAACAAACGGTTTCTCGTGCTCTAGCCTTGGCATTGAGCGATCGAGGACACACCGTCCAGGTGACTCCTGAAAGCCGTAGCTTTGGCAAGGGACAAATCATTCTGCAACAAGGAGATGGGTTTGTGGCTGCCTCTGAACCAAGAGCCGATGGCTTAGCGCTAGCGGGATAACTGCTTTAGCTCGTTTCAGGACGCTCTTTTCTCATTTTTTCTCGTGTCCCCCTAGACTATTGAAGTTTCTCGCGTTACAATTATCGATCGTGAGTTTTGCTAGGGTTGGGATGAAAGCTGAGGAATTAATCCGTTCAATTGAAACGGAATATCTAAAGTCGGATCTTCCTACCATCCATGTCGGTGATACCGTCCGCGTGGGGGTACGAATTCAAGAAGGCGGTAAAGAGCGAGTTCAGCCTTACGAAGGCACTGTCATTGCGATGCGCAATGGCGGCATCAATGAAACTATTACCGTTCGACGAATTTTTCAAGGTGTTGGCGTGGAGCGGGTATTTTTACTTCATTCTCCCCGTGTTGCTAGTATCAAAGTCTTGCGACGCGGTAAGGCACGGCGGGCGAAGCTCTACTATCTGCGCGATCGGGTTGGTAAAGCGACTCGTTTGAAGCAGCGCTTCGATCGTCCCCTAGACTAGAAGTGAATTAGTTATATAAGTTTGGTTATCAATCTCTAGATATTGAAGGTACAGAACTGAAGAGATAAACAAAATTGATCTATTCAGTCACCCGAAGTAACAAACGATCAACCAACAGCGAATGACTAATGACCTGCTAGACTAGGAAAGGACAAGCAAACAATGCCTCCATTCGTGCGTCCTTAGTTCAGTTGGTAGAACGCAGGTCTCCAAAACCTGATGTCGGGGGTTCGAGTCCTCCAGGGCGCGCTGTTATTTACTTGCTAAGCGAATAGCTCTAGCGTAAGGATTATTCAGTTTAAGCGCACTGACGCAATCGTGGAAGTTTTATAGCGAGGCAGTAGGGAACCGTGGCGAAGAAGAACGAACCAACGGCGAAAGATACTAAAGAGCCGAAAGAATCGAAGGAGCCGAAGGACGCCAAAAAGGCCGAAGCGGTAGACTCTGGATTCAGTCCCGTCTCGTTTCTTCAAGAAACCCGTGAAGAGCTTGGAAAAGTTGTCTGGCCCAGCCGCCAGCAGCTAATTAGTGAGTCACTTGCGGTCATTCTCATGGTTACTCTCTCAGCCACACTTATCTATTTGGTCGATAACCTATTCAGTTGGGCCGCTAGGCAGGTGTTCTAATGTCGTTTGCATCAGACGAATCAGACAATTTGATGCCAGTGGAAGGCGAGGAATCGGGTGTTCATCCTGGTTCGGCTCGATGGTATGCAGTTCAGGTCGCCTCTGGTTGTGAAAATCGAGTCAAAATCAATCTGGAGCAGCGCATCGAAACTTTGGATGTTGCCGATCGCATTCTTCAAATTGAGATTCCTCAAACTCCCATCCTGAAGCCTCATAAAGGCGGCAAACCGAAGGAAATTGCAGAGAAGGTTTTTCCCGGATATGTTCTTGTGCGCATGGTAATGGACGATGACACATGGCAGGTGGTGAAAAATACTCCTAATGTCATCAACTTTGTGGGGGCCGAACAAAAGCGACGGTATGGTCGAGGTCGAGGACATGTGAAGCCTGTCCCCTTGGGGGCTTCGGAAGTAGAGCGCATCTTCAAGCAGTCTCAGGAGCAGCGCCCCGTGATCAAAATTGACATGGCGGCTGGTGACAAAATTGTTGTTCTGTCAGGTCCCTTTAAGGACTTTGAAGGTGAAGTAATTGAGGTCTCTCCTGAGCGCAGCAAATTGAAAGCATTGCTTTCGATTTTTGGACGAGATACACCCGTCGAATTGGAATTCAATCAGGTACAAAAGCAGAGCTAGTTTCGCAATGGCAAAAAAGGTTGTAGCAATTATTAAATTGGCAATTAATGCAGGTAAAGCCAATCCTGCCCCTCCGATCGGACCAGCATTGGGTCAGCACGGGGTCAACATTATGATGTTCTGCAAAGAATACAACGC
This genomic interval carries:
- a CDS encoding DUF4347 domain-containing protein gives rise to the protein MTSLYPSTTLVVVDSTVRDYQGLVDSISPDTEVIVLNFTQNGIEQITKALARHRNLRSLHILSHGEAGALRLGNTWITSETLEQYANSLRAWAKALAVNANILLYGCRVASSAIGQAFVQQFSQLTGAVVAASTTLTGNRALGGDWCLAFTTGSLEVSLPFSEEAIAAYPHILADSRRLYTETFRGDDVVDRRWLFGVGDPGNPVQVNPFLTARDDPNPSTGADPSIGGGLPGNSGASPNPPVDPDGEGALRLTNSTNNQATYVLYNNPIPSSAGLVIEFDFYAYGGSTPGADGISFFLADGSNPPRQAGAFGGSLGYANNNQPPAAGPGVQGGYLGIGFDEYGNYSNPTEGRLGGPGFTPDAIAVRGSQANNYAYLTGTGTLPYSIDVPTATNREQARRRARIVLTPTGLLSVQVDANSDGDFTDEGESPDSLQNYNIVAANGALPDTFTFGFAGGTGTFRNVHEIRTLEVSTFTAPPIVADVTNNVPSGTTINLTGLSATDPDGTVESFTIVTLPPAEQGTLFLGNPAAGGTAVTAGQELTPDQISQLFFQPGPGFTGTTFTYNATDNLGAEAAVPATVTLALLTADNQPPTAGDVTVTVTDAALTAIPALPVADPDGTVASITIVTLPTDEQGELFVGDPNAGGRLVTAGETLTLAEANQLFFRPVGGFTGDSFTYFARDNDGAISSIATVTFSSDGTGVNQPPIANNLNVPVNEGAITPLSTLPVSDPDGTVETVTILTLPPTEQGVLFVGDPLTGGRPVTAGETLTLSDANQLFFRPATGFTGGSFTYQATDNSGATSGVATITFSQGGTATNQPPIASDSTARFNPDSVTRVPAPVATDPDGSVVSYTIVTLPAAEQGQLFVGDPRAGGRPVSVGDVLTPAEVDQLFFRAVDDFSGGAFTFFATDNLGATSNTATFTLASSAGLEPIPPNGDDCVPGIRREGTSGNNLLRGTPDQDTLIGGGGNDTLRGFDCDDTLSGGAGRDRIFGGNAGDTINGNQGNDRLFGQNGDDTIIGGLGNDRVNGGRGDDLIFGRRGNDRLNGRWGNDTIVGERGRDRINGGANNDFLQGRQGNDRINGNNGNDLIFGNLGRDQLAGGRKNDTIYGGRGNDRLRGQGGEDVLFGQRGNDRLLGGSQGDRLIGGGNRDTLIGGGGADTLTGGPGPDRFVFRNINHGGDIITDFQTERDRLDFSRIFSRPGYGSSRTFAYIQRIQSGADTLIRIDSNGQGNFIDYLTMLNVTAGDLSARNFIV
- a CDS encoding gamma-glutamyltransferase family protein; this encodes MPFDLTHYPYASSRRVVMGGNYAAATSQPLATLAGMEMFWRGGNAIDAAVAMAIALTVVEPTSNGIGSDAFALVWDGQLHGLNASGKSAQAFSLDRVSGLDQIPPFGWLPVTVPGAVSAWQTLWNRWGVLPFEQLFEPAIRYAEQGFPVSPETARAWKAAESWFLPQAGTTVEPFKQIFFRGDRAPKAGEQWGSPAHAATLRAIAQTEGESFYRGKLAEQLAAFAAATGGLLTTTDLATHQPLWVQPISTTYRDLTVWEIPPNGQGIAALIALNILEGFDLDRYPRDSVTSFHWQIEAMKLAFADAYQQVADLDWMQVSVEQLLDKTYAAQRRALISDRAIVAQTVLPTSGTVYLATADRDLMVSLIQSNYAGFGSGVLVPGTGIALHNRGLGFSLQSGHPNQIAPGKRPFHTIIPGFLTQGNQPLGPFGVMGGHMQPQGHVQLVVNLADYGMNPQTALDAPRWQVTADMKGVVLEQTVSRALALALSDRGHTVQVTPESRSFGKGQIILQQGDGFVAASEPRADGLALAG
- the rplS gene encoding 50S ribosomal protein L19 produces the protein MKAEELIRSIETEYLKSDLPTIHVGDTVRVGVRIQEGGKERVQPYEGTVIAMRNGGINETITVRRIFQGVGVERVFLLHSPRVASIKVLRRGKARRAKLYYLRDRVGKATRLKQRFDRPLD
- the secE gene encoding preprotein translocase subunit SecE, with protein sequence MAKKNEPTAKDTKEPKESKEPKDAKKAEAVDSGFSPVSFLQETREELGKVVWPSRQQLISESLAVILMVTLSATLIYLVDNLFSWAARQVF
- the nusG gene encoding transcription termination/antitermination protein NusG, whose translation is MSFASDESDNLMPVEGEESGVHPGSARWYAVQVASGCENRVKINLEQRIETLDVADRILQIEIPQTPILKPHKGGKPKEIAEKVFPGYVLVRMVMDDDTWQVVKNTPNVINFVGAEQKRRYGRGRGHVKPVPLGASEVERIFKQSQEQRPVIKIDMAAGDKIVVLSGPFKDFEGEVIEVSPERSKLKALLSIFGRDTPVELEFNQVQKQS